Proteins from a genomic interval of Gadus macrocephalus chromosome 2, ASM3116895v1:
- the LOC132451691 gene encoding uncharacterized protein LOC132451691 isoform X2, with protein sequence MKKLRSHHPMCENRSFATAQVDLSHETALCSRSGTIAEHNASSTPLTSIEDKDHHSSSTPLTSIEDKDHHSSSTPLTSIEDKDYHSSSTPPTSSEDQDYHSSSTPLTSIEDKDYHSSSTPPTSSEDKDYHSSSTPLTSIEDKDYHSSSTPPTSSEDEDYHSPSTSPTSSEDQDYHPSSTPPTSSEDEDYHPSSTPPTSSEDEDYHPSIPSSTERESVSEKDHIHSSLREHEILEAETIANSELKGKRKLQGDKKRPQVTIQTSQKKTDGTRAWDKAHYCLYCTKSNLKMARHLQRKHSNETDVARAFSFRPGSKQRKTLLESLRNKGDWQHNIKVLEEGNGEIVTWRQPTEKASVQDYLPCEHCYAMFKRTELWRHGRSCGERNRETEKGKRRRVQKASSQLLPIMESAGGVTKVIHTMLQDNVTSHIRSDEMICKYGDALFARKGREQSQHGYIAQKLRELGRFVLAAKKIDKSVKSLKDICDPTKFDLAVKAARRVSNYNTETNEYGKPSTAVKIGFSLKGATETWIGHCLMTSDVLTEKRAKKFKQLLDSSWSTFVSTNAHSTMEQRRWNKEDSVPLTKAVVTLQNYLRKIEDEAKVELKKCASNTTAYKKLTESLLAQIIVFNKKREGEASRLTLETYLKADTGPVNEDIYETLSAVEKQLSHRLTRIVTRGKRGRKVPILLLDRTKTSLDFMIEKRKEVGVIDDNPFLFARIGTETNIRGCDCLRKYAKESKASHPELLRSTKLRKHVATLCQLLDLDNQELEQVARFMGHDIRVHCDYYRQTDKTFQVAKIGKLLLAMEHGAGALKGKNLKTLDSVVFGHEATSTKGLRGVKERGTSNVDRRLEANDDGEQPHLSTTSPPVKRPTKTATKRHDDDGSYDDGGRSRHCIHQ encoded by the exons ATGAAGAAATTACGATCTCACCACCCAATGTGTGAAAATAGATCCTTTGCTACAGCCCAG GTGGACTTGTCTCATGAGACGGCGTTATGCAGCCGCAGCGGAACCATTGCAGAACACAACGCCTCATCAACACCACTAACATCAATTGAAGACAAAGACCACCACTCCTCATCAACACCCCTAACATCAATTGAAGACAAAGACCACCACTCCTCATCAACACCCCTAACATCAATTGAAGACAAAGACTACCACtcctcatcaacaccaccaacatcaaGTGAAGACCAAGACTACCACTCCTCATCAACACCACTAACATCAATTGAAGACAAAGACTACCACtcctcatcaacaccaccaacatcaaGTGAAGACAAAGACTACCACTCCTCATCAACACCACTAACATCAATTGAAGACAAAGACTACCACtcctcatcaacaccaccaacatcaaGTGAAGATGAAGACTACCACTCCCCATCAACATCACCAACATCAAGTGAAGACCAAGACTACCACCCCTCATCAACGCCACCAACATCAAGTGAAGATGAAGACTACCACCCCTCATCAACGCCACCAACATCAAGTGAAGATGAAGACTACCACCCCTCAATACCATCGTCcactgaaagagagagtgtcTCAGAGAAAGACCATATTCACTCTTCATTGAGGGAACATGAGATCCTGGAAGCTGAGACAATAGCAAATTCAGAATTAAAAGGAAAAAGGAAGCTGCAAGGTGATAAAAAGAGGCCACAAGTTACTATTCAAACAAGCCAAAAGAAAACTGATGGTACAAGGGCCTGGGATAAAGCCCATTACTGTTTGTATTGTACAAAGTCCAATTTGAAGATGGCCAGACATTTACAAAGAAAACACAGTAATGAAACTGATGTTGCCCGTGCCTTTAGCTTCCGACCTGGCTCCAAACAAAGGAAGACACTCTTGGAATCCCTTCGCAATAAGGGAGACTGGCAACATAATATTAAGGTCTTAGAAGAAGGAAATGGGGAGATAGTAACATGGAGACAGCCCACTGAGAAGGCTTCTGTACAGGACTACCTACCATGCGAACACTGTTATGCAATGTTCAAGAGGACTGAACTCTGGAGACATGGGAGGTCATGTGGAGAAAGGAATCGGGAAACGGAGAAAGGCAAAAGAAGAAGAGTACAAAAAGCTTCCTCGCAACTTCTTCCAATCATGGAATCAGCTGGAGGAGTTACAAAGGTTATTCATACTATGTTGCAAGATAATGTAACCTCTCACATCAGAAGTGATGAGATGATATGTAAGTATGGAGATGCATTATTTGCAAGAAAGGGCCGTGAACAATCTCAACATGGATACATCGCACAAAAGTTGAGAGAACTGGGAAGGTTTGTGTTGGCTGCAAAGAAGATTGACAAGAGTGTGAAAAGTCTTAAAGATATATGTGATCCAACAAAGTTTGACCTGGCAGTAAAAGCAGCCAGGAGGGTGTCAAACTACAACACAGAAACCAACGAATATGGAAAGCCATCTACTGCTGTCAAAATTGGATTTTCTCTCAAAGGGGCAACAGAAACCTGGATTGGACATTGTTTGATGACGTCGGATGTTTTAACTGAGAAGAGGGCCAAGAAGTTTAAGCAGCTGCTAGATAGCTCTTGGTCCACTTTCGTGTCAACCAATGCTCACAGCACAATGGAACAACGGAGGTGGAACAAAGAAGACAGTGTACCTTTGACAAAGGCCGTTGTTACTCTGCAGAACTACCTGAGGAAAATTGAGGATGAGGCAAAGGTGGAGTTGAAAAAGTGTGCGAGCAACACCACAGCATACAAAAAGTTAACTGAGAGCCTTCTCGCACAAATAATAGTATTTAACAAGAAGCGTGAAGGAGAAGCATCACGCTTAACCTTGGAGACATATCTAAAAGCCGACACCGGCCCTGTGAATGAGGACATATATGAAACCCTATCAGCAGTGGAAAAACAACTGAGCCACAGGCTGACTCGGATAGTGACACGTGGAAAGAGAGGTAGAAAAGTGCCCATTCTCCTTCTTGATCGCACAAAAACATCTCTCGACTTTATGATTGAAAAACGGAAGGAAGTTGGCGTAATTGATGACAACCCATTTCTGTTTGCCAGGATCGGAACAGAAACCAATATTCGTGGATGTGACTGCCTTCGGAAATATGCCAAAGAGAGCAAGGCAAGCCACCCAGAACTCCTTAGGTCAACCAAACTAAGAAAGCATGTTGCTACCTTATGCCAGCTCCTGGACCTTGATAATCAAGAGCTGGAACAAGTAGCTCGTTTTATGGGACATGACATAAGAGTCCATTGCGATTATTACCGCCAAACTGACAAAACATTTCAGGTAGCCAAGATTGGGAAACTACTGTTAGCAATGGAGCATGGAGCAGGGGCGCTTAAAGGGAAGAATCTGAAGACACTGGACTCAGTTGTCTTTG GACATGAAGCCACCTCAACCAAAGGCTTGAGAGgagtcaaagagagagggacatcaAATGTAGACAGACGACTGGAAGCTAATGATG ATGGAGAACAGCCACACCTGTCAACCACAAGCCCACCTGTCAAGAGGCCAACGAAGACTGCAACTAAAAGACATGATGACGATGGGAGTTATGATGATGGGGGTAGGTCCAGGCATTGTATACATCAGTAA
- the LOC132451691 gene encoding uncharacterized protein LOC132451691 isoform X1 — translation MKKLRSHHPMCENRSFATAQVDLSHETALCSRSGTIAEHNASSTPLTSIEDKDHHSSSTPLTSIEDKDHHSSSTPLTSIEDKDYHSSSTPPTSSEDQDYHSSSTPLTSIEDKDYHSSSTPPTSSEDKDYHSSSTPLTSIEDKDYHSSSTPPTSSEDEDYHSPSTSPTSSEDQDYHPSSTPPTSSEDEDYHPSSTPPTSSEDEDYHPSIPSSTERESVSEKDHIHSSLREHEILEAETIANSELKGKRKLQGDKKRPQVTIQTSQKKTDGTRAWDKAHYCLYCTKSNLKMARHLQRKHSNETDVARAFSFRPGSKQRKTLLESLRNKGDWQHNIKVLEEGNGEIVTWRQPTEKASVQDYLPCEHCYAMFKRTELWRHGRSCGERNRETEKGKRRRVQKASSQLLPIMESAGGVTKVIHTMLQDNVTSHIRSDEMICKYGDALFARKGREQSQHGYIAQKLRELGRFVLAAKKIDKSVKSLKDICDPTKFDLAVKAARRVSNYNTETNEYGKPSTAVKIGFSLKGATETWIGHCLMTSDVLTEKRAKKFKQLLDSSWSTFVSTNAHSTMEQRRWNKEDSVPLTKAVVTLQNYLRKIEDEAKVELKKCASNTTAYKKLTESLLAQIIVFNKKREGEASRLTLETYLKADTGPVNEDIYETLSAVEKQLSHRLTRIVTRGKRGRKVPILLLDRTKTSLDFMIEKRKEVGVIDDNPFLFARIGTETNIRGCDCLRKYAKESKASHPELLRSTKLRKHVATLCQLLDLDNQELEQVARFMGHDIRVHCDYYRQTDKTFQVAKIGKLLLAMEHGAGALKGKNLKTLDSVVFGKGHEATSTKGLRGVKERGTSNVDRRLEANDDGEQPHLSTTSPPVKRPTKTATKRHDDDGSYDDGGRSRHCIHQ, via the exons ATGAAGAAATTACGATCTCACCACCCAATGTGTGAAAATAGATCCTTTGCTACAGCCCAG GTGGACTTGTCTCATGAGACGGCGTTATGCAGCCGCAGCGGAACCATTGCAGAACACAACGCCTCATCAACACCACTAACATCAATTGAAGACAAAGACCACCACTCCTCATCAACACCCCTAACATCAATTGAAGACAAAGACCACCACTCCTCATCAACACCCCTAACATCAATTGAAGACAAAGACTACCACtcctcatcaacaccaccaacatcaaGTGAAGACCAAGACTACCACTCCTCATCAACACCACTAACATCAATTGAAGACAAAGACTACCACtcctcatcaacaccaccaacatcaaGTGAAGACAAAGACTACCACTCCTCATCAACACCACTAACATCAATTGAAGACAAAGACTACCACtcctcatcaacaccaccaacatcaaGTGAAGATGAAGACTACCACTCCCCATCAACATCACCAACATCAAGTGAAGACCAAGACTACCACCCCTCATCAACGCCACCAACATCAAGTGAAGATGAAGACTACCACCCCTCATCAACGCCACCAACATCAAGTGAAGATGAAGACTACCACCCCTCAATACCATCGTCcactgaaagagagagtgtcTCAGAGAAAGACCATATTCACTCTTCATTGAGGGAACATGAGATCCTGGAAGCTGAGACAATAGCAAATTCAGAATTAAAAGGAAAAAGGAAGCTGCAAGGTGATAAAAAGAGGCCACAAGTTACTATTCAAACAAGCCAAAAGAAAACTGATGGTACAAGGGCCTGGGATAAAGCCCATTACTGTTTGTATTGTACAAAGTCCAATTTGAAGATGGCCAGACATTTACAAAGAAAACACAGTAATGAAACTGATGTTGCCCGTGCCTTTAGCTTCCGACCTGGCTCCAAACAAAGGAAGACACTCTTGGAATCCCTTCGCAATAAGGGAGACTGGCAACATAATATTAAGGTCTTAGAAGAAGGAAATGGGGAGATAGTAACATGGAGACAGCCCACTGAGAAGGCTTCTGTACAGGACTACCTACCATGCGAACACTGTTATGCAATGTTCAAGAGGACTGAACTCTGGAGACATGGGAGGTCATGTGGAGAAAGGAATCGGGAAACGGAGAAAGGCAAAAGAAGAAGAGTACAAAAAGCTTCCTCGCAACTTCTTCCAATCATGGAATCAGCTGGAGGAGTTACAAAGGTTATTCATACTATGTTGCAAGATAATGTAACCTCTCACATCAGAAGTGATGAGATGATATGTAAGTATGGAGATGCATTATTTGCAAGAAAGGGCCGTGAACAATCTCAACATGGATACATCGCACAAAAGTTGAGAGAACTGGGAAGGTTTGTGTTGGCTGCAAAGAAGATTGACAAGAGTGTGAAAAGTCTTAAAGATATATGTGATCCAACAAAGTTTGACCTGGCAGTAAAAGCAGCCAGGAGGGTGTCAAACTACAACACAGAAACCAACGAATATGGAAAGCCATCTACTGCTGTCAAAATTGGATTTTCTCTCAAAGGGGCAACAGAAACCTGGATTGGACATTGTTTGATGACGTCGGATGTTTTAACTGAGAAGAGGGCCAAGAAGTTTAAGCAGCTGCTAGATAGCTCTTGGTCCACTTTCGTGTCAACCAATGCTCACAGCACAATGGAACAACGGAGGTGGAACAAAGAAGACAGTGTACCTTTGACAAAGGCCGTTGTTACTCTGCAGAACTACCTGAGGAAAATTGAGGATGAGGCAAAGGTGGAGTTGAAAAAGTGTGCGAGCAACACCACAGCATACAAAAAGTTAACTGAGAGCCTTCTCGCACAAATAATAGTATTTAACAAGAAGCGTGAAGGAGAAGCATCACGCTTAACCTTGGAGACATATCTAAAAGCCGACACCGGCCCTGTGAATGAGGACATATATGAAACCCTATCAGCAGTGGAAAAACAACTGAGCCACAGGCTGACTCGGATAGTGACACGTGGAAAGAGAGGTAGAAAAGTGCCCATTCTCCTTCTTGATCGCACAAAAACATCTCTCGACTTTATGATTGAAAAACGGAAGGAAGTTGGCGTAATTGATGACAACCCATTTCTGTTTGCCAGGATCGGAACAGAAACCAATATTCGTGGATGTGACTGCCTTCGGAAATATGCCAAAGAGAGCAAGGCAAGCCACCCAGAACTCCTTAGGTCAACCAAACTAAGAAAGCATGTTGCTACCTTATGCCAGCTCCTGGACCTTGATAATCAAGAGCTGGAACAAGTAGCTCGTTTTATGGGACATGACATAAGAGTCCATTGCGATTATTACCGCCAAACTGACAAAACATTTCAGGTAGCCAAGATTGGGAAACTACTGTTAGCAATGGAGCATGGAGCAGGGGCGCTTAAAGGGAAGAATCTGAAGACACTGGACTCAGTTGTCTTTG GTAAAGGACATGAAGCCACCTCAACCAAAGGCTTGAGAGgagtcaaagagagagggacatcaAATGTAGACAGACGACTGGAAGCTAATGATG ATGGAGAACAGCCACACCTGTCAACCACAAGCCCACCTGTCAAGAGGCCAACGAAGACTGCAACTAAAAGACATGATGACGATGGGAGTTATGATGATGGGGGTAGGTCCAGGCATTGTATACATCAGTAA